One stretch of Puniceicoccaceae bacterium DNA includes these proteins:
- a CDS encoding ROK family protein, producing MSDVSYFAGLDIGGSTLKSMLIDQSGEPAGPMVEIPSCVQEGYRRTFCQLEESLRLLSEQSGIHPDAIRAVGLDVPAPCSNGVIWGKSNLSEDWVGTNIEQEFSKVIGKPVMMTNDGNAAAFGEWLYRKEREGGLLFVAPGTGLGGGLVLPGGVMYTGTNGLALEVSDISVPFVEEDGTVPADANGRTHCLEAWVSLVGLRRTLQIQLSQDRHTNHPLNQEDSTIVQKAFKLREYAEQGDALAIEIFQRQAHILGYGLADLVSLFDPGLIVIGGGLAETQFRDWYLESVEEGFKKRAAPFYQNSPLPPYAKTTTFEWAIGGDASAAYGVARSAMDLISD from the coding sequence ATGAGTGATGTATCTTATTTCGCAGGCCTCGACATCGGAGGCAGCACCTTAAAGTCCATGCTGATTGATCAGTCTGGAGAACCTGCAGGACCCATGGTGGAAATTCCCAGCTGTGTTCAGGAAGGATACCGTCGCACCTTTTGTCAGCTGGAGGAATCCCTTCGCCTGCTTTCGGAACAAAGCGGGATACATCCCGATGCCATTCGCGCAGTCGGGCTTGACGTGCCTGCACCCTGTTCAAATGGGGTCATTTGGGGGAAGTCCAATCTTTCGGAAGACTGGGTCGGTACGAACATCGAGCAGGAGTTTTCAAAAGTGATCGGCAAGCCGGTGATGATGACCAACGATGGCAACGCGGCTGCTTTTGGGGAATGGCTGTATCGCAAGGAACGAGAGGGGGGACTGCTCTTTGTTGCACCGGGTACAGGACTCGGGGGAGGACTCGTGCTTCCCGGTGGGGTCATGTATACTGGAACGAACGGCCTGGCACTGGAGGTCAGTGATATCAGCGTGCCGTTTGTAGAAGAGGACGGAACGGTGCCAGCCGATGCCAATGGACGCACGCATTGCCTTGAAGCCTGGGTTTCCCTGGTCGGACTGCGACGCACGCTCCAGATCCAACTCAGTCAGGACCGACACACGAACCATCCGCTGAATCAGGAAGATTCCACCATCGTGCAAAAGGCCTTCAAACTGCGTGAGTATGCGGAGCAGGGTGATGCATTGGCGATTGAGATCTTCCAGAGGCAGGCTCACATCCTAGGCTATGGACTTGCGGATTTGGTCAGTCTTTTTGATCCTGGACTCATCGTGATTGGAGGTGGACTTGCGGAGACTCAATTTCGAGATTGGTATCTCGAGTCAGTGGAGGAAGGATTTAAGAAACGGGCCGCTCCATTTTACCAGAACAGCCCGCTGCCTCCCTACGCAAAAACCACCACCTTTGAATGGGCCATCGGAGGCGACGCGAGTGCTGCCTACGGAGTTGCCCGCAGTGCCATGGATTTGATCTCAGACTAG
- the pelA gene encoding pectate lyase codes for METVNMTVAWKFFLGRGFLLLLGNFSLLAELQTETLQWGPALLKKPSVWFASVQAREAADAVLTYQSEHGAWPKNWNLLEPATDAVLEQLEAKGHCNTIDNGATILPMRFLAKVYEATTTPRDAEAFERGLGYLLKSQYENGGFPQFFPLRGDRYYSQITYNDNAMIRVLELLKSVAEREAPYDFVDEVLRVSVEEALNRGIDCILNTQIWQDGQLTAWCAQHDRETLEPAWARAYEPPSLSGFESVGIVRFLMSLEEPSPQVKEAVRGAVEWLRTVAIHGKRLEKIRQPDGRLERVLISDPEAPLLWARFYELETHRPIFLDRDSVVRYDYAEIGYERRSGYSFFGTWAQNLLEKEYPRWASVHGVMD; via the coding sequence ATGGAGACTGTGAACATGACGGTCGCATGGAAGTTCTTTCTGGGACGTGGGTTCCTGCTGTTGCTGGGAAATTTTTCCTTGTTGGCGGAACTGCAAACGGAGACGTTGCAGTGGGGACCGGCATTGCTGAAGAAGCCCTCAGTATGGTTTGCCTCTGTGCAGGCACGCGAGGCGGCGGATGCGGTGCTGACCTACCAGTCGGAGCATGGGGCATGGCCGAAGAATTGGAATTTATTGGAACCGGCAACGGATGCTGTGCTGGAACAGCTTGAAGCGAAGGGTCATTGCAATACCATCGACAACGGTGCGACCATATTGCCAATGCGCTTTCTGGCCAAGGTGTATGAAGCGACAACAACGCCACGGGATGCCGAAGCATTTGAACGAGGTTTGGGCTATTTGCTGAAGAGCCAGTATGAAAATGGTGGATTTCCTCAGTTTTTCCCATTGAGAGGGGACCGCTACTATTCGCAAATCACCTACAACGACAATGCGATGATTCGGGTGCTGGAATTATTGAAGTCAGTGGCCGAACGTGAAGCACCCTATGACTTTGTGGATGAGGTGCTTCGCGTGAGTGTGGAGGAAGCCTTGAATCGTGGCATTGATTGCATCCTGAACACCCAGATTTGGCAAGATGGACAGTTGACGGCCTGGTGTGCCCAGCATGATCGCGAGACGCTGGAACCCGCATGGGCGCGTGCATACGAGCCACCATCGCTCTCGGGGTTCGAGTCGGTTGGCATTGTGCGATTTTTGATGTCTCTTGAAGAACCCTCCCCACAGGTAAAAGAGGCAGTGCGGGGAGCTGTGGAGTGGTTGCGCACCGTTGCGATCCATGGAAAACGGCTTGAGAAGATCAGGCAACCGGATGGGCGCTTGGAGCGGGTGTTGATTTCGGATCCAGAGGCCCCGCTACTATGGGCGCGCTTTTATGAATTGGAGACGCATCGCCCCATCTTTCTGGATCGGGATTCGGTCGTGCGGTACGATTATGCGGAAATCGGCTATGAGCGGCGAAGCGGATACAGCTTTTTTGGCACCTGGGCTCAGAATCTGTTGGAGAAGGAATACCCGCGCTGGGCAAGTGTACACGGGGTGATGGATTGA
- a CDS encoding sensor histidine kinase, which produces MPFRSRPNPMPRQWALWVCMILLTGFVLSSLGSFWVSRENVRKTITDSALPLTSDNIYSEIQRDLLKPVFISSVMATDTFVRDWILAGESDPSRIINYLSEIKTEYQTVTAFLISELSRNYYHAAQVLKQVNESEERDEWYFRVRSMETPFEINVDIDMANNDAMTVFVNYRVLDYDGRFIGATGVGLTLERVNQLIKSYESRYSRHILFADPDGGIVLDSQGRNSTTENLSDIKKLRPHLPDLLQKEATRIRYKRDGSHVFLNSRFVPELGWYLIVEQSEDILLAPLRKTLLMNLLIAAVTTVAVALLCIGSIRRYQCGLEERNTRLIQAQEKLQQQQATLEQNARELSNQNHKLESLNQERNEFLDIIAHDLRTPVHGITGMCELLKNEGIDAADRQSCLDAITSSSESMMELIQNLSELRDVESMESTRNLEPMHWNQCISTVVQRFRRIAQAKHIELCLALDPNCNTTVEGKQAWMNIALGNLVSNAIKYSPPHSQIEIKSCLDQDRISVSVRDAGPGFSEEDLQNMYGKYQRLSAKPTGGETSTGLGLFIVQAMASRLGISIDVNHHPEGGAVFTLSKTCRIALV; this is translated from the coding sequence ATGCCGTTTCGTTCCCGTCCCAATCCCATGCCCCGCCAGTGGGCATTGTGGGTCTGCATGATATTGCTCACAGGCTTTGTCTTGAGTAGCCTGGGCAGTTTCTGGGTCTCCAGAGAAAATGTGCGAAAAACCATCACCGACAGTGCACTGCCTCTCACCTCTGACAACATCTACTCCGAGATTCAGAGGGATCTGCTGAAACCCGTATTCATCTCCTCCGTCATGGCAACCGATACTTTCGTGCGAGACTGGATACTGGCGGGTGAAAGCGATCCTTCCCGCATCATCAACTACCTCTCCGAAATCAAAACAGAATACCAGACCGTCACGGCCTTCCTGATCAGTGAACTCAGTCGAAACTACTATCACGCAGCACAGGTTCTCAAACAGGTCAACGAATCCGAAGAACGGGATGAGTGGTATTTCCGGGTACGCTCCATGGAGACTCCGTTTGAAATCAATGTCGACATCGACATGGCGAACAACGATGCCATGACCGTTTTTGTCAACTATCGTGTGCTGGACTACGATGGCAGATTCATCGGAGCAACCGGAGTCGGGTTGACGCTGGAGCGGGTCAATCAGTTGATCAAGAGCTACGAATCCCGCTACTCCCGCCACATTCTTTTTGCTGACCCTGATGGCGGGATTGTGCTCGACTCCCAGGGGCGTAATTCAACCACAGAAAATCTCTCCGACATCAAGAAACTGCGTCCCCATCTTCCGGACTTGCTTCAAAAGGAAGCAACTCGTATCCGATACAAGCGTGACGGTTCCCACGTTTTCCTCAACAGTCGCTTTGTCCCCGAATTGGGTTGGTATCTCATAGTCGAACAATCTGAAGACATCCTGCTCGCTCCCCTGCGGAAAACACTGCTGATGAACCTCTTGATCGCGGCAGTCACTACCGTTGCGGTTGCCCTGCTCTGCATCGGCTCTATTCGTAGGTATCAATGCGGTCTCGAAGAACGCAATACTCGTCTGATTCAGGCTCAGGAAAAATTGCAACAACAGCAGGCAACACTCGAACAGAATGCCCGTGAGCTTAGCAATCAAAACCACAAACTTGAATCCCTGAACCAGGAGCGCAACGAATTCCTCGATATCATTGCGCATGACCTCAGAACCCCCGTTCACGGAATCACCGGAATGTGTGAATTGCTCAAAAATGAAGGTATTGATGCAGCGGATCGCCAATCCTGTCTTGACGCGATCACAAGCAGTTCCGAATCCATGATGGAACTCATCCAGAACCTCTCCGAACTTCGCGATGTCGAAAGCATGGAAAGCACCCGCAATCTGGAACCAATGCACTGGAATCAATGCATCTCCACCGTCGTGCAGCGTTTCCGACGCATCGCACAGGCCAAACACATCGAGCTGTGCCTGGCGCTGGACCCAAACTGCAACACGACAGTTGAAGGCAAGCAGGCCTGGATGAACATCGCACTCGGCAATCTGGTCAGCAATGCCATCAAATACAGCCCCCCACATTCTCAAATCGAAATCAAGAGTTGCCTCGATCAAGACCGCATCAGCGTTTCGGTGCGCGATGCGGGTCCTGGATTCTCCGAGGAAGATTTGCAAAACATGTATGGCAAATACCAACGCCTTTCCGCCAAACCCACCGGAGGTGAAACATCGACAGGACTCGGTCTGTTCATCGTCCAGGCCATGGCGTCACGTCTGGGGATCAGCATTGATGTCAACCATCACCCCGAAGGTGGTGCCGTGTTCACCCTGTCCAAAACCTGTCGCATAGCCCTAGTCTGA